The Collimonas fungivorans Ter331 genome has a segment encoding these proteins:
- a CDS encoding response regulator, translated as MRLLLVEDDLMVGEAVRKGLRQDGFAVDWVQDGAAALSALAQEDYQLLLLDLGLPKKNGLEVLKSLRAGGNRIPVLIMTARDAISDRVAGLDGGADDYLVKPFDLEELAARIRALLRRQSGRAEPLIELGQLTLNPATHEVLLEGRQVNLSAREFALLRAFLDRPGVVLSRAQLEEKMYGWDDSIESNAVEVYIHALRKKLGSNFIKNVRGIGYMVAK; from the coding sequence ATGCGTTTGCTGTTGGTGGAAGACGATCTGATGGTAGGCGAAGCCGTGCGCAAGGGATTGCGCCAGGACGGGTTCGCGGTCGACTGGGTGCAGGACGGCGCCGCGGCGCTCAGCGCGCTGGCGCAGGAAGACTACCAGCTGCTGCTGCTCGATCTCGGCCTGCCGAAAAAGAACGGCCTGGAAGTGCTGAAATCGCTGCGCGCCGGCGGCAACCGCATCCCGGTCCTGATCATGACCGCGCGCGACGCCATCTCGGACCGGGTCGCCGGCCTCGACGGCGGCGCCGACGATTACCTGGTCAAGCCGTTCGACCTGGAAGAACTGGCGGCGCGCATCCGCGCCCTGCTGCGGCGCCAGTCGGGACGCGCCGAACCGTTGATCGAACTGGGCCAGCTGACGCTCAACCCGGCCACCCATGAAGTATTGCTGGAAGGCCGCCAGGTGAACCTGTCGGCGCGCGAATTCGCCCTGCTGCGCGCCTTCCTCGATCGCCCCGGCGTAGTGCTGTCGCGCGCCCAGCTGGAAGAAAAAATGTACGGCTGGGACGACAGCATCGAAAGCAATGCGGTGGAGGTCTATATCCATGCCTTGCGCAAAAAACTCGGCAGCAACTTCATCAAGAATGTGCGCGGCATCGGTTACATGGTGGCCAAATGA